The following proteins come from a genomic window of Leptospira bandrabouensis:
- a CDS encoding thioredoxin domain-containing protein has translation MPLVILFFFIFSCSEPISENRYQPESLPSEESIKETLSSEIYMNRLNEKAKNLGFTLQEWKETEKKLVSELDINHYWSSEKKQLRSSLHDTDAVDRLREMIRIRIVWSRIFQKSNISIKQKPFDQSKPSLLSKINSKSSPQFGQPNSKWVIIEWSDYLCGFCKETFPHTKNILSKYKNQIWYIHKDFPLDGESNQSLAPLIVSRCLWDRDPAHFSDHMQKLYVHAKTMIKSEDPIPNQSSVWSECDSQSVRKKYLDLVKKDWEEAKKLGVTAIPTFWVNGRWIVGALNAESWERVLKDTRSP, from the coding sequence GTGCCCCTAGTCATTTTATTTTTCTTTATTTTTTCTTGTTCTGAGCCTATATCGGAAAATCGGTATCAACCAGAATCCTTACCTTCTGAGGAATCAATCAAGGAAACACTTTCATCAGAAATTTATATGAACCGATTAAATGAGAAAGCGAAGAACCTTGGATTTACATTACAAGAGTGGAAGGAAACTGAGAAAAAACTTGTTTCCGAATTAGACATCAATCATTACTGGAGTTCAGAAAAAAAACAGTTACGAAGTTCGTTACATGATACAGATGCAGTTGATCGATTGCGCGAAATGATTCGCATACGTATTGTTTGGAGTCGTATCTTTCAAAAATCTAATATAAGTATAAAACAAAAACCTTTTGACCAATCAAAGCCAAGTTTACTATCAAAAATAAATAGTAAGTCCTCACCTCAATTTGGCCAACCCAATTCGAAATGGGTGATCATTGAATGGAGTGATTATTTATGTGGCTTTTGCAAGGAAACTTTTCCCCATACAAAAAATATACTTTCGAAATACAAAAATCAGATTTGGTATATCCATAAAGATTTTCCATTGGATGGTGAATCAAACCAAAGTTTAGCACCACTCATTGTGTCACGTTGTTTGTGGGATAGAGACCCAGCTCATTTTTCAGATCATATGCAAAAACTGTATGTTCATGCGAAAACAATGATCAAATCAGAAGATCCGATACCTAACCAATCTAGTGTTTGGTCTGAATGTGATTCACAAAGTGTAAGAAAAAAATACCTAGACTTAGTAAAAAAGGATTGGGAAGAAGCAAAAAAACTTGGAGTCACTGCAATCCCTACATTCTGGGTGAATGGTCGTTGGATCGTTGGTGCGCTGAATGCTGAATCTTGGGAAAGAGTATTGAAAGATACAAGAAGTCCTTAA
- a CDS encoding ankyrin repeat domain-containing protein, with product MVKLEWYHYIILSPVLVIDAVKKGYQSIGNKVDDHLEFQSLPELHKAVIRSDKEKIKNLVSTGVNLEERDKNGETALFYALDNNRINIARFLIENHADVNVVNYFGRPVVQGAIVNNQYDLIKLMIDHNLNLQNSNGNSTALTIVCNRKQVNFKILQLFVDKGVDINAKDKNQYSPLMYLTIKEEPNLDIIRYMIKKGADVNAKDRSGKSIIRILIESHTLNLDLVKLLVENGADINSKDKDGQSIFDFIRTYYDHSESDEIVVYLNKNRNKKH from the coding sequence ATGGTTAAATTAGAGTGGTATCATTATATCATCCTTTCTCCTGTTCTCGTCATCGACGCAGTTAAGAAAGGTTACCAAAGTATTGGTAACAAAGTCGACGACCACCTTGAATTCCAAAGTCTACCCGAATTGCACAAAGCAGTAATTCGTTCTGATAAGGAAAAAATCAAAAATCTGGTTTCAACGGGTGTAAATTTAGAAGAGCGGGATAAAAATGGGGAAACCGCATTATTTTACGCATTAGATAATAATCGAATCAATATAGCGCGTTTTTTGATAGAGAATCATGCGGATGTTAATGTTGTGAATTACTTCGGAAGACCTGTGGTACAAGGCGCAATTGTTAACAACCAATACGACCTAATTAAACTCATGATAGACCATAATTTAAATTTACAAAATTCGAATGGCAATAGTACGGCCTTAACCATTGTTTGCAATCGCAAACAGGTTAACTTCAAGATACTTCAGTTGTTCGTAGACAAAGGAGTGGATATCAACGCAAAAGATAAAAATCAATATTCGCCTTTGATGTACTTGACTATAAAAGAAGAACCAAATTTAGACATTATACGTTACATGATAAAGAAAGGAGCCGACGTAAACGCAAAAGATCGTTCCGGTAAGTCCATCATTCGTATACTTATAGAATCTCATACTCTCAATTTAGATTTAGTAAAATTATTAGTAGAAAATGGTGCCGATATAAATTCGAAAGATAAGGATGGCCAATCCATTTTTGATTTCATCAGAACATACTATGATCATTCAGAATCAGATGAAATTGTTGTTTATCTAAACAAAAATCGTAACAAAAAACATTAA
- a CDS encoding DUF3592 domain-containing protein, translating to MKIRILSRILQLFALYLFFTSIYASLGKIITIRSGTKIFGKVVSSYQETDYSTRTGNKRYGTTHYILKPIIKYQLNGETYEIHGKIIGEVGNQYKIGQSVPLYLSEYQPDYAIIDSFYELWYEPLRNILISIGLFLVGTFFGKIFSKIKDKIANLFNPQTHFDQF from the coding sequence ATGAAAATTAGAATCCTCTCGCGCATATTACAATTATTTGCACTGTACCTCTTCTTTACTTCGATTTATGCAAGTTTAGGTAAAATCATTACCATTCGATCTGGGACCAAAATCTTTGGTAAAGTTGTATCTTCTTATCAAGAAACAGATTATTCTACAAGAACAGGTAACAAACGTTATGGGACAACGCACTACATCCTAAAACCAATTATCAAATACCAATTGAATGGAGAAACTTATGAAATTCATGGCAAAATTATAGGCGAAGTTGGCAATCAATACAAGATCGGACAATCAGTTCCCTTATATCTTTCTGAATACCAACCTGATTATGCTATTATTGATTCCTTTTATGAATTATGGTATGAGCCTTTGAGAAATATACTCATCAGCATAGGATTATTTTTAGTAGGAACTTTCTTCGGCAAAATTTTTTCGAAAATAAAAGATAAAATTGCGAACTTATTCAATCCACAAACTCACTTTGATCAATTTTAA